A genomic window from Myxococcales bacterium includes:
- a CDS encoding SRPBCC domain-containing protein — MIDTTLFDASARVPVVVDASVDVAATPREVFDAWTTSEGLRAWLGIESRVDLRIGGAYEWIFLADAPAGAQGSEGCQVLAYVPDELLAFSWNAPPEIPFARSRRAWCVLTLAPLATGTRVRLRHLGLGEEGDWSAVGPYFARAWPSVMSRLSAHFGAH; from the coding sequence ATGATCGACACGACGCTCTTCGACGCCTCGGCGCGGGTCCCGGTGGTGGTCGACGCCTCCGTGGACGTCGCGGCCACTCCGCGCGAGGTGTTCGACGCCTGGACGACCTCGGAGGGGCTGCGCGCCTGGCTGGGCATCGAGTCGCGCGTCGACCTCCGCATCGGCGGGGCCTACGAGTGGATCTTCCTCGCCGACGCTCCCGCAGGCGCGCAGGGCTCGGAGGGATGCCAGGTCCTGGCATACGTGCCCGATGAGCTGCTCGCCTTCTCGTGGAACGCGCCGCCGGAGATCCCCTTCGCTCGCTCGCGGCGCGCGTGGTGTGTCCTCACCCTCGCGCCGCTCGCGACTGGCACGCGCGTGCGCCTCCGCCACCTCGGGCTCGGCGAGGAGGGCGACTGGTCGGCGGTGGGGCCGTATTTCGCGCGCGCCTGGCCCAGCGTGATGAGCCGGCTGAGCGCCCATTTCGGCGCGCACTAG
- a CDS encoding DUF4272 domain-containing protein: protein MLLNVYCTRRDLPRLSFPHTLRSQRDRTDPELAAHLHGFMGFVMGGGSRPMTATRYHVLRHIERVRHQVALEIEADDVAEFETWAKEANALVFLRDGSVRSPEGRVLVEPETGESQPGADVPYPPDSVERRAATQAALAARGLSTPAGLPPVVSELEVELREGPEVAARCLALFACALRAEGLSGPEQLTPDDIASRLPGAEAAMSPKERVFFREEAPSKRDVVDHVWRYEALCTLLWAIGHTPELAFPAATCDVAAVAKLLVGASHEAFVRDARRRLTTELLDALDLHLRLHYLVNEASAHEGTAPGLVAGVVQERHHALNWLTCFEDADWDDVTTPT from the coding sequence ATGCTCCTAAACGTCTATTGCACTCGCCGCGATCTGCCGCGGCTCTCGTTTCCCCACACGCTCCGTAGCCAGCGCGACCGCACCGATCCAGAGCTCGCGGCGCACCTGCACGGCTTCATGGGGTTCGTCATGGGCGGGGGCTCGCGGCCCATGACCGCCACGCGCTACCACGTCCTCCGGCACATCGAGCGAGTCCGTCACCAGGTGGCGCTCGAGATCGAGGCCGACGACGTCGCCGAGTTCGAGACGTGGGCGAAGGAGGCGAACGCGCTCGTCTTCCTCCGCGATGGGAGCGTGCGCTCGCCCGAGGGGCGCGTGCTCGTGGAGCCCGAGACCGGCGAGTCGCAGCCCGGCGCCGACGTCCCGTATCCACCCGACAGCGTCGAGCGGAGAGCCGCGACCCAGGCTGCCCTCGCCGCGCGCGGGCTCAGCACGCCCGCTGGCCTGCCCCCGGTGGTCTCCGAGCTCGAGGTGGAGCTGCGCGAGGGACCCGAGGTCGCCGCGCGCTGCCTCGCCCTCTTCGCGTGCGCCCTCCGCGCCGAGGGGCTCTCGGGCCCGGAGCAGCTCACCCCCGACGACATCGCGTCGCGTCTGCCCGGCGCCGAGGCCGCGATGAGCCCGAAGGAGCGGGTGTTTTTTCGCGAGGAGGCCCCGTCGAAGCGCGACGTCGTGGACCACGTGTGGCGCTACGAGGCTCTCTGCACGCTCCTCTGGGCCATCGGCCACACGCCGGAGCTCGCGTTTCCGGCGGCGACGTGCGATGTCGCGGCGGTCGCGAAGCTCCTCGTGGGCGCGTCGCACGAGGCCTTCGTGCGCGACGCGCGCCGACGACTCACGACCGAGCTCCTCGACGCGCTCGATCTGCACCTGCGGCTGCACTACCTCGTGAACGAGGCGTCGGCCCACGAGGGGACCGCGCCGGGGCTGGTGGCGGGGGTCGTGCAAGAGCGCCATCACGCGCTGAACTGGCTCACCTGCTTCGAGGACGCCGACTGGGACGACGTGACCACGCCGACGTGA
- a CDS encoding DUF962 domain-containing protein, whose protein sequence is MAKEEKSGSAWAVSGMVALLAGRKVAGLGMFARGLAVLEQGWRDRHPNFEGGISERWEAATEFYESTHRNKTNRWLHMAGIPFIVGGAVGLFAFKPYRPAWGVSAGSFAFGWGLNILGHAAFEKNAPAFKDDPLSFLAGPVWDLRQFQGRRARANAEPAHANGASANGASHAPVN, encoded by the coding sequence ATGGCGAAGGAAGAGAAGTCGGGCTCGGCGTGGGCCGTCTCGGGAATGGTGGCGCTCCTGGCCGGTCGCAAGGTCGCGGGCCTCGGGATGTTCGCGCGTGGCCTCGCCGTGCTCGAGCAGGGCTGGCGTGACCGTCACCCGAACTTCGAGGGCGGAATCAGCGAGCGGTGGGAGGCGGCGACCGAGTTCTACGAGAGCACGCACCGCAACAAGACCAACCGTTGGCTCCACATGGCGGGCATCCCCTTCATCGTCGGCGGCGCGGTGGGCCTCTTCGCCTTCAAGCCGTATCGCCCCGCGTGGGGCGTGTCGGCGGGCAGCTTCGCGTTCGGCTGGGGCCTCAACATCCTAGGTCACGCCGCGTTCGAGAAGAACGCGCCCGCGTTCAAGGACGACCCCTTGAGCTTCCTCGCGGGGCCCGTGTGGGACCTCCGGCAGTTCCAAGGCCGCCGCGCGCGCGCCAACGCCGAGCCGGCGCACGCGAACGGCGCGTCGGCGAACGGCGCCTCCCACGCCCCCGTCAACTGA
- a CDS encoding DUF4920 domain-containing protein — MFTSRALRTSTLAAIAALASAATLACQSQPPAELARAEPEPAAAPAAAPAKGEAPKPVAPTVGAAQAPRGKVALGAPIEGGEKASLAQVAAAPMKFANKSLVMEGTVSAVCEHRGCWMELKDERGEAHVKMAGHAFFVPRTASGKRARVLGRLAGNAAEAACGGEHGGAAGCKAEAQKQLGRPLAKLELEAQGVEIFD, encoded by the coding sequence ATGTTCACGTCCCGCGCTCTCCGCACCTCGACGCTCGCCGCGATCGCCGCGCTCGCGAGCGCCGCGACGCTCGCGTGCCAGTCGCAGCCCCCCGCCGAGCTCGCGCGGGCCGAGCCCGAGCCCGCGGCGGCCCCCGCCGCTGCGCCCGCCAAGGGTGAAGCCCCGAAGCCCGTCGCGCCCACCGTGGGCGCGGCGCAGGCTCCGCGAGGCAAGGTCGCGCTCGGCGCGCCGATCGAGGGCGGCGAGAAGGCCTCGCTCGCGCAGGTCGCGGCGGCCCCCATGAAGTTTGCCAACAAGTCCCTCGTGATGGAAGGCACCGTGTCGGCGGTGTGCGAGCACCGCGGGTGCTGGATGGAGCTCAAAGACGAGCGCGGCGAGGCGCACGTGAAGATGGCGGGCCACGCGTTCTTCGTGCCGCGCACGGCGTCGGGAAAGCGCGCCCGAGTCCTCGGGCGGCTCGCGGGCAACGCCGCCGAGGCGGCCTGCGGAGGCGAGCACGGCGGCGCCGCGGGGTGCAAGGCCGAGGCCCAGAAGCAGCTCGGGCGGCCGCTCGCGAAGCTCGAACTCGAGGCGCAGGGCGTCGAAATATTCGACTAA